A segment of the Labrus bergylta chromosome 11, fLabBer1.1, whole genome shotgun sequence genome:
ttcagtagAATGCTATATTGCTTCCTAGATGAGGTAGACATTAGTGTCATATTAGTGGGATCACCTTATTTTATCCgaaaacatcctttttttttttttcaacaaccaGATTTAAAGATTTGATCCAATCCCTTTAATCCTGGTGGATTACTTTGGAAGAACCAGATCCTGTGGATTTCAGTCGTGACCAAAGTGCTGTCAGTATTATTAATTAGACATGATTAAAAATGGTTATTCAACACTCAGGATTTCACAGTTACATCCACATAAAACAcagttggggttttttttacagagaatTTAAAGGCACCAGTTACATCTGTGCTACACtaacacacagtgaacattacTACTCTGTGCTCTGCTCGGGAACGTCACAGAATAACTATAGTATTTATAATCTCTATGCATCACTTGTCAAGGAGagtacagtatataataaatcTCTGATCATACTGAGAActtattataaatgtttaacatatatacacacaaaaagaacTATGCTCACTTTAACAATACTGGAAGTAAAAGAGTTGATTCACCaccagaaattaaaatgtttgtgtgttttaatcagCTGTGTGCATCCTCTCTCATCAACATGCTGTCATCAACCTAAACATCAGAATCATGCAGGTATGAAGCATACTGTATGTTGGTATTTACAATGACAGATATTTAACATTCAGTGTTTGAAAAGTTGGAggagatgattttaaaaagtgttgacaTGTCTGATGGTAAACTCAAAGGAAACTGCTTGTTTCTTTTAGTTTAGATGACAAAACCCCTCCAAGAGTTCAGACTCTgcagtttcaaagtaaaaataactGTCAGTTAGTGTCTTCAGTTTTCTATTTAGCTACTAAGATGTGCTTTTGAGGTGAAACCATCCTAAAGACCTCCTGTCATCAGGATGATTCATtataaagtctaaaaaaaaagtgcatatCAGTgctgttcttcttttttctaactTGTGATGTCTGAGATCAGCTGCAGGTCTGTCAGAAACAACATGTGCTGCTCTTGTGCTCCGGGTCTGAAAATCTGCTCGCTGAGTCTCATGTCCTCTTCTTTGTGTCCAGGGGGAGATGAGGAGACGGTGAGTTTCTCGACATCAGAGGGACGAGTTTATCAAACAGCAGCACTGAGCTCATCATACCTGCAGCAGCAAGAGTGAGGCAGATAGGAACAAGAAGTTTTATAGAAAAACTAATTGCCTCAAAAGAGCAAACTCTATTGATGTGATAGATAGTAGAAACCAGCAAAGAACTCTGCagcttaaaaatgtaatcaaaattTAGCGAGAATCCAGATTTCTATTTCTGTGTTCAAGCTCATTTATTTCATAATAGAAAAAATTacaatttcacaaaaacactttaaatgatCAGAAAAATACACCAAAGCACAACAATGCTTCTCCTCAACAGTGATTTAATATCTTTCAGGAAAAAACAGGaataagataaacaaaaaaacaaaacttacttAACCCTGTCTTTACTCAGTATACAGCAAATTAATGTCAGTCTTGATATGatattgtatgtgtgtgaatgctGTTATCAATACATTGGTCTTCAATGTTTAAGTGAATTACACAAACAGCAAGAGGTCTGGAACAACAGAAGTAAGGATGTTCAGACCACTCTttgcaaaaagcacaaaaagtttGCCAGCAAATATTACagcaggtttctttttttttttgaagcattagtgaattttatatttttgttggaAGCTGAAATCCATGCTTTTTAAGATTTTCAAAACCCTGCAGAAATTCTGGCATCAGTGGTTCTTACCCAGCAGCGGGCCCAGCCAGTAGACCAGGCAGTAGTCCAGGAAGGAGTTCCCACTGCAGGGGAACTGAGTGGAGAAGGCCAACGCAGGGTTAAACACTGCTCCTGTCACACTGCCAcctggaaacacacaaatacacatgtaGACAGTTTAAAGACATAACTGCAGGCACTTTTCATTAATTAACAACTTGTATTGAGTGTACTTTTAAATCAGTTGTTTTCTAACTGGTTGGTAATATGTATTTGCCTGTGTATAGTTTATATTGGCTTTATTATTGTGTCAGACTCAGTTCTATTCCAGTTTCATGTAAGTTTCTCTGGCTTTTTACAAACTTTTACAAACATCCTTCAAATAAATCATCTAAACCTCGtcctgattattattattattattattatttctttctaaatcttaatttaattatatttttttctcttcgtaccttttctttggatttttatttatttttattttatttcatgttgtatgtattcttgtatgtttaaaaatatatatataaaaatgtgccaggaCAAACAAaatttgtgatgaaatatgacaacttgtaatgtagtaaaacagcctgcaataaagtaataaaaaaataaaaataaacctcgATGTTCACACACATCAGAAGGCTGGTGTCGCGTCCAtcagtgtttatgtgtttgtattcagacacaggtgagaccgTCTTACCTGCATAAACCACTGTGGCGATGACCGCAGCTACAGCGTGCACGCGGTATTTCTCCTCCACGGATCTCGTGCGCGTGATGGCAGTCTGAACCACAAAGGCGCACGCGAGCTCCACTGCGGCCGCTTTGGAAAGGGGCGCGTGAACGGGGCTGATGCACCGGTAACCGAGGAGCTTGTGCCTCACGTGCAGCCCCGACAAACCCACACCCCACATCACCGGCACCGCAGCTCGTGCAGCGGCGGCAGCAGTGAACTGGCACGCGATCCTCCGCAGTGCGCACCCGCCC
Coding sequences within it:
- the aqp11 gene encoding aquaporin-11, giving the protein MTADVAVSLSMLVGIVALCEVARRLLTRALTDTGLSVYAVELVSTFQLCCCTHELKLLSEVGGIEPRLALTLTYLGAVVHGLTFSGAIGNPSGALEHAYHARLSGGCALRRIACQFTAAAAARAAVPVMWGVGLSGLHVRHKLLGYRCISPVHAPLSKAAAVELACAFVVQTAITRTRSVEEKYRVHAVAAVIATVVYAGGSVTGAVFNPALAFSTQFPCSGNSFLDYCLVYWLGPLLGMMSSVLLFDKLVPLMSRNSPSPHLPLDTKKRT